A part of Citrifermentans bremense genomic DNA contains:
- a CDS encoding DUF4177 domain-containing protein, with protein sequence MVQYKVVELSHVSEETIEEALNEWTRKGWKFDALQFAMRDASRRPAMAFVVFTREEP encoded by the coding sequence ATGGTGCAGTACAAGGTGGTCGAACTGAGTCACGTCTCCGAGGAAACGATCGAGGAGGCGTTGAACGAATGGACCCGCAAGGGGTGGAAATTTGACGCCCTGCAGTTCGCCATGCGCGACGCAAGCCGCCGCCCCGCCATGGCCTTTGTAGTATTCACACGCGAGGAGCCCTAG
- the polA gene encoding DNA polymerase I, giving the protein MTTETETLYLLDGSSYIYRAYFAIRHLSSPNGFPTNALYGFTQMLLKVMKDRAPAHVAVIFDAGKITFRNELFPAYKATRSAMPEDLAQQIEPIKQMVRAFNIPALELPGYEADDIIGTIAKKCEAQGMSCVVVTGDKDLMQIVSDRVTLLDTMKEKSSGIADVYEKFGVAPERVVDVLALWGDASDNIPGVPGIGEVTAKKLLQEFGSLDELLARAGEVKGKNGERLVEFADQARLCRTLATIDCNVPIEYSIDDFAVTPPDNRRLASLFREYGFATLLKDLTSSPTLSCDRYSLVLAEAELRQVVSELEKAPAFAIDLETTSLNPREARVVGYAVSCRPHEAWYIPVGHRYLGAPEQLPEALVLELLGPLLKDPARRKIGQNLKYDYQVLRIAGIELTGIWCDTMLAAYLVNPARNSQGLDALALEYLDHRMISYSEVAGSGKCELNFSEVDLDRAGPYSCEDADATYLLHEILLPKVREQGMEELLFDLEMPLMRILADMELHGVKLDVELMKELSTGFGRQLIELEAQIHEHCGGPFNINSPKQLGEMLFERMGLAVGKKTKGKTGWSTNVEELERLAEEHEVARLLLQYRSISKLKSTYTDALPKLVDPATGRVHTSYNQAVTSTGRLSSSDPNLQNIPIRGEEGRGIRRAFIAEPGSLMLSADYSQIELRVLAHLSGDRVLCDAFAAGEDIHRRTASEVFGMFPELVTSEMRRQAKVINFGVIYGQGAFSLAKELGVTPKQAKAFIDSYFERHSGARSFLDSCIREAEVCGFVTTIMGRRLCIPEIASKNGNVRAFAQRNAVNYPIQGSAADIIKAAMLRVSRRMQQERVASRLIMQVHDELVFEVPEGERGLMEELVRTEMEAALPLSVPLKVDLNFGLNWSEAH; this is encoded by the coding sequence GTGACAACTGAAACAGAGACGCTGTACCTTCTGGACGGCTCTTCCTACATATACCGCGCCTATTTCGCCATCAGGCACCTCTCCTCCCCCAACGGTTTTCCCACCAACGCGCTCTACGGCTTCACCCAGATGCTCCTCAAGGTGATGAAGGACCGGGCTCCGGCCCACGTCGCCGTCATCTTCGACGCCGGCAAGATCACCTTCAGAAACGAGCTCTTCCCCGCCTACAAGGCAACCCGGAGCGCAATGCCTGAGGACCTGGCCCAACAGATCGAGCCGATCAAGCAGATGGTGCGCGCCTTCAACATCCCGGCGCTGGAGCTGCCCGGGTACGAGGCGGACGACATCATCGGCACAATCGCCAAGAAGTGCGAGGCCCAGGGGATGTCCTGCGTCGTCGTCACCGGCGACAAGGATCTGATGCAGATCGTATCCGACCGGGTCACCCTGCTCGACACCATGAAAGAGAAGAGCTCCGGTATCGCCGACGTGTACGAGAAGTTCGGCGTGGCGCCGGAACGGGTGGTGGACGTGCTGGCCCTTTGGGGGGACGCCTCTGACAATATCCCCGGGGTCCCCGGCATCGGCGAGGTGACGGCGAAGAAACTGTTGCAGGAGTTCGGCTCCCTCGACGAGCTCCTGGCCCGCGCCGGCGAGGTGAAGGGGAAAAACGGCGAAAGGCTGGTGGAGTTCGCCGACCAGGCGCGCCTTTGCCGCACCCTTGCCACCATCGACTGCAACGTCCCCATCGAGTACAGCATCGACGACTTCGCTGTCACCCCCCCCGACAACCGCCGTCTTGCGTCCCTCTTCCGCGAGTACGGCTTCGCCACCCTCTTGAAGGACCTGACCAGCTCTCCCACCCTCTCCTGCGACCGCTACTCGCTGGTCCTGGCCGAGGCGGAGCTGCGCCAGGTGGTATCCGAGCTGGAAAAGGCCCCTGCCTTCGCCATCGACCTGGAGACCACGAGCCTGAACCCGAGGGAGGCGCGCGTCGTGGGATACGCGGTGAGCTGCCGCCCGCACGAGGCGTGGTACATCCCGGTCGGGCACCGCTACCTGGGGGCGCCGGAGCAGCTTCCCGAGGCACTGGTGCTGGAGCTGCTCGGGCCGCTCTTGAAGGACCCCGCGCGCCGCAAGATCGGCCAGAACCTGAAGTACGACTACCAGGTGCTCCGGATAGCGGGGATCGAGCTGACGGGGATCTGGTGCGACACCATGCTTGCCGCCTACCTGGTGAACCCGGCGCGCAACAGCCAGGGGCTGGACGCCCTGGCGCTGGAGTACCTGGACCACCGCATGATCTCTTACTCCGAGGTGGCGGGAAGCGGCAAGTGCGAGCTGAACTTCTCCGAGGTTGATCTGGACCGCGCCGGTCCCTACTCCTGCGAGGACGCCGACGCCACTTACCTCCTGCACGAGATACTGCTCCCCAAGGTGCGGGAGCAGGGGATGGAGGAGCTTCTCTTCGACCTGGAGATGCCGCTGATGCGGATCCTGGCCGACATGGAGCTCCACGGGGTGAAGCTGGACGTGGAACTCATGAAGGAGCTCTCCACAGGGTTCGGCAGACAGCTGATCGAGCTGGAAGCGCAGATCCACGAGCACTGTGGCGGCCCCTTCAACATCAACTCGCCCAAGCAGCTCGGGGAGATGCTCTTCGAGCGCATGGGGCTCGCGGTCGGGAAGAAGACCAAGGGGAAGACCGGCTGGTCCACCAACGTGGAGGAACTGGAGCGGCTGGCCGAGGAACACGAGGTGGCGAGGCTACTTTTGCAGTACCGAAGCATCTCGAAGCTGAAATCGACCTACACCGACGCGCTCCCGAAGCTCGTCGATCCCGCCACCGGCCGCGTGCACACCTCCTACAATCAGGCCGTGACCAGCACCGGCAGGCTCTCCTCGAGCGACCCGAACCTGCAGAACATACCTATCCGGGGCGAGGAGGGACGCGGCATCAGGCGCGCCTTCATCGCGGAGCCGGGGAGCTTGATGCTCTCGGCCGACTACTCCCAGATCGAGCTCAGGGTGCTGGCGCACCTCTCCGGCGACCGCGTCCTTTGCGATGCCTTCGCCGCTGGCGAGGACATCCATCGCCGCACCGCTTCCGAGGTCTTCGGCATGTTCCCGGAGCTCGTGACCTCCGAGATGAGGCGCCAGGCCAAGGTGATCAACTTCGGCGTCATCTACGGGCAGGGGGCCTTCAGCCTCGCCAAGGAGCTGGGGGTGACCCCGAAGCAGGCAAAGGCGTTCATCGACAGCTACTTCGAGCGTCACAGCGGCGCGCGGAGCTTTCTCGACAGCTGCATCAGGGAGGCGGAGGTCTGCGGCTTCGTCACCACGATCATGGGGAGAAGGCTCTGCATCCCCGAGATCGCCAGCAAAAACGGCAACGTGCGCGCCTTCGCCCAGAGGAACGCAGTGAACTACCCGATCCAGGGCTCCGCCGCCGACATCATCAAGGCCGCCATGCTGAGGGTGAGCCGACGCATGCAGCAGGAGCGGGTGGCGAGCCGGCTGATCATGCAGGTGCACGACGAACTGGTTTTCGAGGTCCCCGAGGGGGAGCGCGGTCTCATGGAGGAGCTGGTGCGTACCGAGATGGAGGCAGCACTGCCGCTGTCGGTGCCTCTCAAGGTCGACCTCAATTTCGGGCTCAACTGGAGCGAGGCGCACTAG
- a CDS encoding PilZ-like domain-containing protein has product MTEQLEQYAAHFQEGGRVRVGVPLQGGGAFAEWGVVASLDHDLLQLYLSRDQLPEQARLELGRTLDLALKGKEGTLGCRGVLVADDKLDHRLLLRLVEDVGPFEPREYFRQDVYVPLICRRTISQFPEEVRLRWEESRREIEFAAQEPEPGELEEVTDSREEIRARLEKRMVAHPVAANLSGGGVRLNIAERFKEGELVELSFYLPHPSKIIEVIGEVVQVKALPDGVRFSTALRYRFIDEADRDRLIGYISAEQLHQMSQHGPRGVLSPLERPSILRRRLQIAIALTLLAGFLGCQARAILVAKERGEKWEIQRVFDQGIFEFLRRQR; this is encoded by the coding sequence ATGACCGAGCAATTGGAGCAGTACGCAGCGCATTTCCAGGAAGGTGGACGGGTCAGGGTAGGGGTGCCGCTCCAGGGGGGGGGAGCCTTCGCCGAATGGGGGGTGGTGGCGTCGCTGGACCACGACCTTTTGCAGCTCTACCTCTCCAGGGACCAGCTTCCCGAGCAGGCGCGCCTGGAACTGGGGCGGACCCTCGACCTGGCGCTCAAGGGAAAGGAGGGAACGCTCGGCTGCCGCGGCGTGCTCGTCGCCGACGACAAGCTGGACCACCGGCTGCTGCTGCGGCTGGTGGAGGACGTCGGCCCCTTCGAGCCCAGGGAGTACTTCCGCCAGGACGTCTACGTTCCCCTGATCTGCCGGCGCACCATAAGCCAGTTCCCCGAGGAGGTGCGGCTGCGCTGGGAGGAGTCGCGCAGGGAGATCGAGTTCGCCGCTCAGGAGCCGGAGCCGGGGGAGCTGGAGGAAGTGACGGACAGCAGGGAGGAGATCAGGGCCAGGCTGGAAAAGCGCATGGTGGCGCACCCCGTGGCGGCGAACCTTAGCGGCGGCGGGGTCCGGCTCAACATCGCCGAGCGCTTCAAAGAGGGGGAGTTGGTGGAGTTGAGCTTCTATCTGCCGCACCCTTCGAAGATCATCGAGGTCATCGGAGAGGTGGTCCAGGTGAAGGCGCTCCCCGACGGGGTGCGCTTCAGCACGGCGCTTCGGTACCGCTTCATCGACGAGGCCGACCGCGACCGGCTTATCGGCTACATCTCGGCCGAGCAACTGCACCAGATGTCACAGCACGGACCGCGTGGGGTGCTTTCTCCGCTGGAGCGCCCCTCCATTTTGCGCCGCCGCCTGCAGATAGCCATCGCCCTCACGCTTCTGGCGGGGTTTCTGGGGTGCCAGGCGCGGGCCATTCTGGTGGCGAAAGAGCGGGGCGAGAAGTGGGAGATTCAGCGCGTCTTCGACCAGGGGATCTTTGAGTTCCTCAGGCGGCAGAGGTGA
- a CDS encoding HDOD domain-containing protein — translation MHSRPFVEVVKEQLESESLNLPVFHPIAIKLQGILAAKDFSIDQVVALIIKDQALTSQILRLANSAFFSGLAKVTTITDAVVRLGAREIASVAMLASQQSSYNSFTIPELKSHSQLLWKHAIGCAIGTRWLCEKSGYKQLAQEGFIAGLLHDIGCLLILRVLEGIMLADGGQKKVSRELTNEIMTAMHAESGYQLMQKWNLPEIYCTIVRDHHKEQSDTSDVLLALVRLVDHACRKLGLGSPPEPNLMLAATFEAQGMGIKEIMLAELEITIEDAMEMVTSAA, via the coding sequence ATGCACAGCAGACCCTTCGTCGAGGTAGTGAAGGAGCAGCTTGAATCGGAATCGCTCAACCTGCCGGTGTTCCACCCCATAGCCATCAAGCTGCAGGGGATCCTGGCGGCCAAGGACTTCAGCATCGACCAGGTGGTGGCGCTGATCATCAAGGACCAGGCCCTCACCAGCCAGATCCTGAGGCTCGCCAACTCCGCCTTCTTCAGCGGACTCGCCAAGGTCACCACCATCACCGATGCGGTGGTCAGACTTGGGGCGCGGGAGATCGCCAGCGTGGCCATGCTCGCCTCGCAGCAAAGCAGCTACAACAGCTTCACCATCCCTGAATTGAAGAGCCACTCGCAGCTTTTGTGGAAGCACGCCATCGGCTGCGCCATCGGGACCAGGTGGCTGTGCGAGAAAAGCGGCTACAAGCAGCTCGCCCAGGAGGGTTTCATCGCCGGACTGCTGCACGACATCGGCTGCCTGCTGATTCTAAGGGTGCTGGAGGGGATCATGCTTGCCGACGGCGGGCAGAAGAAGGTGTCACGGGAGTTGACCAACGAGATCATGACGGCGATGCACGCCGAGTCGGGATACCAGCTGATGCAGAAGTGGAACCTGCCGGAAATCTACTGCACCATCGTCAGGGACCACCACAAAGAGCAAAGCGACACAAGCGACGTGCTCCTCGCCCTGGTGCGCCTGGTGGACCACGCCTGCCGCAAGCTCGGGCTAGGCTCGCCGCCGGAGCCGAACCTGATGCTGGCCGCGACCTTCGAGGCCCAGGGGATGGGGATCAAGGAGATCATGCTGGCCGAACTTGAGATCACCATCGAGGACGCCATGGAGATGGTCACCTCTGCCGCCTGA
- a CDS encoding GspE/PulE family protein has product MESHGNYQKEADRKEGVEDSGLEIAALLMKSGYLADAQLSYAQRVKAKLLSPRTLVGVLLELGFFTREQLRETLRSNMVSVKLGALLVELGYLKPTELQAALGIQRDGENSKMLGEILVEQRFIEEYTLAEVLAFQLGFPFIDLDAASIDRALLARVPQHWLSQHSFVPVKEEGGKVLVAIADPLNLEGRKTAEKLFGQSTTSFAICTMKAIRDALSLLKRGMVQGDGTATDEHTVTGIVNSIFEEALKEGASDIHIEPMRSALRVRFRRDGMLVLYKDFAKELALPVSSRIKVMAEADIAERRRHQDGRICYESAKSGSTLDMRVSFYITIHGEKIVLRLLSMKGELLDLKEIGMPGRMLERFMDDALDTPSGVLIITGPTGSGKTSTLYSCVHHLNDLNTSIVTAEEPVEYVIEGIAQCSINQKIGVTFEETLRHIVRQDPDVIVLGEIRDSFSAETAIQAALTGHKVLTTFHTEDSVGGLLRLMNMNIEAFLIASTVVCVLAQRLLRRICPECSEGYLPTPTELRRIGYSNADLRGAEFRIGRGCAKCRYSGYRGRVGVFEMLILNELVKDAILSKKTSYEIRKISTESTGMVTLLESGLAKAASGLVSLHDTVRLLPRIGKPRPIAEIRRLLGD; this is encoded by the coding sequence ACTGTTGATGAAGTCGGGTTACCTGGCCGACGCCCAGCTGAGCTACGCGCAGCGGGTGAAGGCGAAGCTCCTCTCCCCAAGAACCCTGGTCGGCGTGCTGCTGGAGCTCGGCTTCTTCACCCGCGAGCAGCTCAGGGAGACGCTGCGCAGCAACATGGTATCGGTGAAGCTTGGCGCCCTGCTGGTGGAGCTTGGCTACCTGAAGCCGACAGAACTGCAGGCGGCCCTCGGGATACAGCGGGACGGGGAAAACTCGAAGATGCTGGGCGAGATCCTGGTGGAACAGCGCTTCATCGAGGAGTACACCCTGGCCGAGGTGCTCGCCTTCCAGCTGGGGTTTCCCTTCATCGACCTGGACGCGGCCAGCATCGACCGTGCGCTTTTGGCCCGGGTTCCCCAGCACTGGCTGTCGCAGCACAGCTTCGTTCCGGTCAAGGAGGAGGGAGGCAAGGTCCTCGTGGCGATCGCGGACCCCTTGAACCTGGAGGGGAGAAAGACGGCGGAGAAGCTCTTCGGCCAGAGCACCACGTCCTTCGCCATCTGCACCATGAAGGCGATCCGGGACGCGCTTAGCCTTTTGAAGCGGGGGATGGTGCAGGGGGACGGCACGGCGACCGACGAGCACACTGTGACGGGGATCGTGAACTCCATCTTCGAGGAGGCCCTGAAGGAGGGGGCCAGCGACATACATATCGAACCGATGCGCAGCGCGCTCAGGGTACGCTTCAGGCGGGACGGGATGCTGGTCCTGTACAAGGACTTCGCCAAGGAGCTGGCGCTTCCCGTCAGCAGCAGGATCAAGGTGATGGCCGAGGCGGACATAGCGGAGAGAAGAAGGCACCAGGACGGCAGGATCTGCTATGAAAGCGCCAAAAGTGGCAGCACCCTGGACATGAGGGTCTCCTTCTACATCACCATCCACGGGGAGAAAATCGTGCTCCGCCTCTTGAGCATGAAGGGGGAGCTCCTCGACCTCAAGGAGATCGGCATGCCCGGGCGCATGCTGGAGCGCTTCATGGACGACGCACTGGACACCCCAAGCGGCGTCCTGATCATCACCGGGCCGACCGGCAGCGGCAAGACTTCCACGCTGTACAGCTGCGTGCACCACCTAAACGACCTGAACACCTCCATCGTCACCGCCGAAGAGCCGGTCGAGTACGTGATAGAGGGGATCGCCCAGTGCTCCATCAACCAGAAGATCGGGGTGACCTTCGAGGAGACCCTGAGGCACATCGTGCGCCAGGACCCGGACGTGATCGTCCTCGGGGAGATCCGCGACAGCTTCTCGGCCGAGACCGCAATCCAGGCGGCGCTCACCGGCCACAAGGTGCTCACCACCTTTCACACCGAGGACAGCGTCGGGGGGCTTTTGCGCCTGATGAACATGAACATCGAGGCGTTTCTCATCGCCTCGACCGTGGTCTGCGTCCTGGCGCAGCGGCTTTTGCGCCGCATCTGCCCTGAATGCAGCGAGGGCTACCTCCCCACCCCGACCGAGCTCCGGAGGATCGGATACAGCAACGCCGACCTCAGGGGGGCGGAGTTCAGGATCGGCCGGGGGTGCGCCAAGTGCCGGTACAGCGGTTACCGCGGCAGGGTGGGGGTGTTCGAGATGCTGATACTGAACGAACTGGTGAAGGACGCCATCCTCAGCAAGAAGACCTCCTACGAGATCAGGAAGATCTCCACGGAGAGCACCGGGATGGTCACGCTCCTGGAGTCGGGTTTAGCCAAGGCCGCCTCGGGCCTCGTGTCGCTGCACGACACGGTGCGGCTTCTTCCCAGGATCGGCAAACCGCGCCCGATTGCCGAGATCAGGCGCCTTTTGGGGGATTGA